Genomic segment of Candidatus Jordarchaeales archaeon:
ATGGATCTGCCGACGTCTCGCTTCTGGGCTTCCTCAACTCGCAGCTGGACTTCCACTGGTTTCCCCCCAGGAGTGGAGCCGGAAAACTCAAACGTCCTTCTCCAATATTTTTCAAGTAAAAGAACAGAGTAGCCGTTTAAAAGCTTTCCTTACTTCCACGCGAACCCGAAGGGGAGCAACGCTTTTAAGCGTTATGCCAGAATGGTTTCCCAGCACCCTTTCAAATTAATGATGGAGGGAAGCGTCTTGGGAAAAGTTCGGCCGACGTATGTTAAGAGGGTGGCGCGCCAAATAATGGCGGAGTACGGCCACCTGGTGACAGACAACTTTGAAGAAAACAAGAAGCTGTTAAACGAGCTCGCCTTGATAAGGTCGAAGAAGCTACGCAACAAGGTTGCAGGGTACCTTGTGAGGCTAGTGAAGCTCAGCCGCGAAGAGTACGTGTACCCAACGGCTGAAGAGAGGAGAAGCGAAGAGGAGTACGAGCGGGAAATCCAGAAGTACGCAGCCGAGTCAAAGCAGGCTGAGGAAGCCCTGGAAGGAGAAGAAGTGGTTGAGGAAGAAGCCGAAGAAGCTGTGGAAGAAATAGAAGAGGAGCTGGAGGAAGGCTCAGAGTAGTGCTCCCCCTCCAGCTTTAGCCGTAATGTTTAAACTAAAAAGTGGTGTGTTTAAGGTAGTGAGGCCCTTTGTACTTAGCGCTACCCACGCCACGGGCTGCTTGCTGCTCTGCTCCGACTGGTGAGCTGCTTCCGGAACAGTTCCCGCACTATGTTACGTCTATTTTGTCTGGGGAAAAGCCGACTGAGACCAGGAAGTCCCTGGCTTTATACCTGTGGTCTCCTTGAAGCTCTATCCTCCCGTCTTTGAAAGTCCCACCGCAGGCGCAATAGGCTTTCAGCTTCGCCGCCAGCTCCTCTAAGTCTATTTCTCTCCCGTCTATTCCCTCTATTATTGTGACCTCTCTACCCCACTTTCTCTTCTCGAGCCTCAGCTTTACTCTTTGCTCCTCCTTACCGATTTCCTGGCACACGCAGAGGTCTTTTGGAAGACCACACACGGGGCATATTTGGTGCGCCATAATACACCATTCCAACCTTTGTTCAGAATGCTCCCATTTTACTTGAAAACGTGAAGTTATTAATGTTGCGGTACGCTTCCTTCAGCCGCGCTACGGCTCTGCCTCGCTCCAAGCCTTCTCCACTTCCTCCGCTGTAAGCTTTCTTAGCTTCTTGTCCTTCTTCTCGACCACGGCAACCTCAACCTGGTCCTGGCTTAGGTTGTCGACCGCCGTCCTGAGTGCTTCTATAGCTAGCTTCACCGACTCCGCGACCGTTATGTCCCTCCTGTACCTCTTCTCCAAGACCTTCATTGCTTTATCCTCGTTCTCCCCTATAACTGCCGCCATGTAGCCTATGGCTGCCCCACTGGTGTCTATGACAATCACCTCGGGCTCGCCGTCGTCGGCTACTCCGCCTATTATCAAGGCGCAGCCGAAGGGCCTCACCCCACCGAACTGCGTGTACTGCTGCATCGTGAGCGACAGCCGCC
This window contains:
- a CDS encoding translation initiation factor, with product MEWCIMAHQICPVCGLPKDLCVCQEIGKEEQRVKLRLEKRKWGREVTIIEGIDGREIDLEELAAKLKAYCACGGTFKDGRIELQGDHRYKARDFLVSVGFSPDKIDVT
- a CDS encoding archaeal proteasome endopeptidase complex subunit alpha, with translation MEYLEISEYDKTIAMFSPDGRIFQVEYSKSAVRRGAPAVGIRAADGVVLAGVKRKHEKLLDDYEKVLMLDEHMGIVGAGYMSDSRVLTDLARRVAQRYRMIYGEGAKPSFVARRLSLTMQQYTQFGGVRPFGCALIIGGVADDGEPEVIVIDTSGAAIGYMAAVIGENEDKAMKVLEKRYRRDITVAESVKLAIEALRTAVDNLSQDQVEVAVVEKKDKKLRKLTAEEVEKAWSEAEP
- a CDS encoding 30S ribosomal protein S17e, with the translated sequence MVSQHPFKLMMEGSVLGKVRPTYVKRVARQIMAEYGHLVTDNFEENKKLLNELALIRSKKLRNKVAGYLVRLVKLSREEYVYPTAEERRSEEEYEREIQKYAAESKQAEEALEGEEVVEEEAEEAVEEIEEELEEGSE